From the Cucurbita pepo subsp. pepo cultivar mu-cu-16 chromosome LG05, ASM280686v2, whole genome shotgun sequence genome, one window contains:
- the LOC111795976 gene encoding ceramide kinase isoform X2: protein MEREQSCSAAVKDEFRPNPHIDAQTLILKSIFFLDGVGEVIVTCNSDGLFWELVDFPETVGSECLGIKLVPDVAAEVKFSDAYAVEFDDFGVIHKSKLAAVASCMICNEYEKQMYRFTVHSFQRSKSQPAHWALTMFTFGHEDQQTCQMWVNQINASLDLEVERPKNLLVFVNPKSGKGIGSRTWEAVAPIFLRAEIITKVIVTERAGHAFDVMASIAKEDLKMYDGIVAVGGDGFFNEILNGFLLSRHLAHYPPAPSDIVDVVQAEGNYSNEAITEDVNQGEDQSPLLLSAKYGGSGLSTSQNSTEYGFDSAFDRWFRFGIIPAGSTDAIVMCSTGYRDPITSTLQIVLGKRVHLDIAQVVRWKETPTSKLEPLVRYAASFAGYGFYGDVITESEKFRWMGPRRYDYAGTRVFLRHSSYEAEVAYVDIKSEDTNTNGKRVLCCHNCSICSTKAYLQHSNTGSDSRQNETRWLKSKGRFLSIGAAVISCRNEKAPDGLVADAHLSDGFLHLILIRDCHHALYLWHLTQLAKKGGNPMDFKFVEHHKTTAFTFTSFGNQSVWNLDGELFEAHQLSAQVFRGLISLFASGPDA, encoded by the exons ATGGAGCGGGAACAAAGCTGCTCCGCCGCCGTGAAAGATGAATTTCGTCCAAATCCACACATCGATGCCCAAACGTTGATATTGAAATCGATTTTCTTCTTGGATGGCGTCGGCGAGGTCATCGTTACTTGCAATTCAGATGGGTTGTTTTGGGAATTGGTTGACTTCCCAGAAACT GTTGGCTCAGAATGCTTGGGCATTAAGCTTGTTCCTGATGTTGCAGCAGAGGTCAAGTTTTCTGATGCTTATGCTGTTGAGTTTGACGACTTTGGAGTGATTCATAAATCAAAACTTGCGGCTGTTGCAAGCTGTATGATATGCAATGAATACGAG AAACAGATGTATAGATTTACAGTGCATAGTTTTCAAAGATCAAAATCTCAGCCTGCTCATTGGGCCCTGACTATGTTTACATTTGGACACGAGGACCAGCAAACATGTCAGATGTGGGTAAATCAGATTAATGCATCTTTGGACCTTGAAGTTGAGAGACCAAAGAATCTTCTT GTTTTTGTTAATCCTAAGAGTGGGAAAGGGATAGGGAGCCGAACGTGGGAAGCAGTAGCTCCTATATTTTTACGTGCTGAAATAATCACGAAG GTGATTGTGACTGAAAGAGCAGGTCATGCATTTGATGTAATGGCATCTATTGCAAAGGAGGATCTAAAAATGTATGATGGTATTGTTGCTGTT GGTGGAGATGGTTTCTTCAATGAGATCCTTAATGGGTTTCTTTTGTCGAGGCATTTGGCACATTACCCACCAGCACCGTCGGATATTGTAGATGTCGTGCAGGCTGAAGGTAACTATTCCAATGAAGCAATAACTGAAGATGTCAATCAAGGTGAAGATCAGTCGCCACTTCTCTTAAGTGCTAAATATGGTGGATCAGGGCTCTCAACTTCTC AGAACTCAACAGAGTATGGTTTTGATTCAGCATTTGATAGATGGTTCAGATTCGGAATCATTCCTGCTGGCTCAACGGACGCTATTGTGATGTG TTCTACTGGATATCGAGATCCTATTACATCAACCCTGCAAATTGTCCTGGGTAAAAGAGTCCACCTTGATATAGCTCAAGTAGTTAGGTGGAAAGAAACTCCGACGTCAAAGTTAGAACCTCTCGTACGCTATGCGGCTTCTTTTGCTGG atATGGGTTTTATGGAGATGTCATTACAGAGAGCGAAAAATTCCGCTGGATGGGGCCTCGACGTTACGATTATGCCGGTACAAGAGTGTTCTTGAGGCACAG TTCATACGAGGCCGAGGTAGCCTACGTAGATATAAAGTCGGAGGATACGAATACAAATGGGAAAAGAGTGCTCTGTTGTCATAACTGCAGTATTTGTAGCACAAAGGCATACTTACAGCATTCTAACACTGGCTCGGATTCACGTCAGAACGAAACAAGATGGTTGAAATCGAAGGGACGTTTCCTAAGCATTGGCGCTGCGGTCATCTCGTGTCGTAATGAAAAAGCACCAGATGGCTTGGTGGCTGATGCTCACCTTTCGGATGGCTTCTTGCATCTTATATTGATCAGAGACTGCCACCATGCTCTCTATCTTTG GCATCTTACCCAGCTGGCCAAAAAAGGTGGAAATCCAATGGATTTCAAGTTTGTGGAACATCACAAG ACTACAGCGTTTACATTCACTTCTTTTGGCAACCAAAGTGTTTGGAATTTGGACGGGGAGCTCTTTGAAGCACACCAGCTTTCAGCACAAGTGTTCCGTGGCCTTATTAGCCTCTTCGCTTCTGGCCCCGACGCTTGA
- the LOC111796050 gene encoding LOW QUALITY PROTEIN: uncharacterized protein LOC111796050 (The sequence of the model RefSeq protein was modified relative to this genomic sequence to represent the inferred CDS: substituted 1 base at 1 genomic stop codon) produces MVKAIRVYKLGGPEVLQWEDLDIGEPKVGEVRVRNTVIGVNFIDVYFRKGVYKAATMPFTPGMEAVGTVTAAGPGVNDVKVGDLVGYAGNPMGSYSEEQIIPADKVVPVPTSIDPTVAASVLLKGMTAQFLVGRCFKVEPGHIVLVHAAAGGVGSLLCQWANNLGATVIGTVSTKEKAAQAKEDGCHHVIIYKEEDFVARVREITRGNGVSXIFSSFNEQGSLDCLKTRGYMVSFGQSSGTPDPVPLSALAVKSLFLTRPILMHYNLTRDELLKAARELFANIESGALRVRVNHRYRLSQAAQAHADLENRKTSGSVVLLP; encoded by the exons ATGGTGAAAGCCATAAGGGTTTATAAGCTTGGTGGGCCTGAG GTTCTTCAATGGGAGGATTTGGATATTGGAGAGCCAAAAGTGGGGGAGGTTCGAGTTAGAAACACGGTGATTGgtgtaaattttattgatgtaTACTTCAGGAAAGGAGTTTACAAGGCTGCTACCATGCCCTTTACTCCAG GCATGGAAGCTGTTGGGACGGTGACAGCTGCGGGCCCTGGAGTAAACGACGTGAAAGTTGGAGACCTTGTTGGTTATGCTGGTAACCCAATGGGCTCATATTCTGAAGAACAGATAATCCCTGCAGACAAAGTTGTTCCAGTGCCTACCTCGATTGATCCTACAGTTGCAGCATCTGTACTGCTGAAGGGTATGACAGCTCAATTTTTAGTCGGTCGCTGTTTCAAG GTTGAACCTGGACATATCGTCCTCGTTCATGCAGCAGCGGGTGGAGTTGGATCCTTGTTGTGTCAATGGGCTAACAATCTTGGTGCCACTGTCATTGGAACTGTCTCAACAAAAGAGAAGGCAGCTCAAGCCAAGGAGGATGGATGCCATCATGTTATTATCTATAAGGAAGAGGATTTCGTTGCTCGTGTTCGCGAGATAACTCGCGGAAATGG tgtttcatgaattttttcctctttcaatGAACAGGGATCGTTGGACTGTCTTAAAACTCGCGGCTATATGGTGAGTTTTGGACAGTCATCAGGAACACCAGACCCAGTTCCACTCTCTGCACTTGCAGTAAAATCTCTGTTCTTAACGAGACCGATCCTAATGCATTATAACTTAACTCGAGATGAGCTGTTGAAGGCTGCACGAGAGTTATTTGCAAACATCGAATCTGGTGCTCTACGGGTTCGTGTTAATCACCGATATCGTTTATCTCAAGCTGCACAGGCGCACGCTGATCTCGAGAATCGGAAAACATCAGGGTCagttgttcttcttccttaa
- the LOC111796037 gene encoding PLAT domain-containing protein 3-like produces the protein MAPRCLFFSLIFIALFLSALARNTKEKCVYTFYVKTGSVLKGGTDAIISVTISDANGQPVEIADLESWGLMEKNHDYFERDNVDIFSGRGPCIEAPLCRLNLTSDGSGAHHGWFCDYLEVTSTGPHRSCSQTAFYVDQWLATDAPPFQLTTILDGCDDWIKGHGESRHTSSGKLVVSGSKGSASL, from the exons ATGGCGCCTCGTTGTCTCTTCTTTTCCCTCATCTTCATCGCTCTTTTCCTCTCTGCATTGGCTCGAAACACTAAA GAAAAATGCGTGTACACATTCTACGTGAAGACAGGTTCAGTACTGAAGGGAGGAACGGACGCCATAATCAGCGTCACAATCAGCGACGCAAATGGCCAACCGGTGGAGATCGCAGATCTGGAATCTTGGGGGCTGATGGAAAAAAACCATGACTATTTCGAACGAGACAATGTCGACATATTCAGTGGGCGGGGCCCGTGCATCGAAGCGCCGTTGTGTCGATTGAACCTGACCTCCGACGGATCAGGCGCCCACCACGGCTGGTTTTGCGACTATCTGGAGGTGACTTCGACTGGGCCTCACAGATCCTGCTCCCAGACGGCGTTTTATGTGGACCAGTGGCTGGCCACCGACGCGCCGCCATTTCAGCTGACGACGATTCTGGACGGATGTGATGATTGGATCAAGGGACATGGAGAGTCGAGGCATACGAGTAGCGGAAAGCTGGTGGTCTCCGGTTCCAAAGGATCTGCTTCGTTGTAA
- the LOC111796017 gene encoding uncharacterized protein LOC111796017, which translates to MGPLSAGNIIRTAGRAVSRAGVASAGVANRPSSPKSSSRATHRHGGSANFHGLSLSSSLSHSPLSAGWHFCNPYCDEFEWISEDGIETENIARVSEEDANGWSVPSLDEVQGAVSAINQVFGQEKDELGRVGMYTGLVNRASPVGSEVDWIEPCLELQLGARGVERVYDAFQLLQTDPSVQRMVMSVSSDKAVWDAIMNNEAVQQLRKSFYEAKDDTVGNLLESSPDDKGSDEPTNVVVWILKNMKGRVMEVIERMREVMKQMFESGKDDDGDGEKRRGEGRDVFEEKLRTSFLISIVVLLVVMVSRAHT; encoded by the exons ATGGGACCTCTAAGCGCCGGAAACATCATCAGAACCGCCGGTCGAGCAGTTTCCAGAGCCGGCGTCGCCAGTGCCGGTGTCGCGAACCGACCTTCCTCTCCGAAGTCCAGTTCCCGAGCCACGCACCGGCACGGCGGTTCCGCTAATTTCCACGGCCTGTCGTTGAGCTCTTCTCTTAGCCACTCTCCGCTTTCCGCCGGCTGGCATTTCTGCAATCCCTACTGCGATGAGTTCGAGTGGATTTCTGAGGACGGAATCGAGACCGAAAACATCGCTAGGGTTTCTGAGGAGGACGCAAATGGATGGTCCGTTCCTTCCTTGGATGAGGTTCAAGGCGCCGTCTCTGCAATTAACCA ggtttttggCCAAGAGAAGGATGAACTGGGTCGGGTCGGGATGTATACGGGTTTGGTAAACCGGGCTTCTCCAGTTGGGTCGGAGGTGGATTGGATTGAGCCGTGTTTGGAGCTGCAATTGGGCGCGCGTGGCGTTGAAAGGGTTTATGATGCTTTTCAATTATTGCAGACTGACCCTTCAGTTCAG AGAATGGTTATGTCGGTATCATCGGATAAAGCGGTTTGGGATGCGATTATGAACAATGAAGCTGTGCAACAGCTGAGGAAGTCATTCTACGAAG CAAAAGACGACACTGTCGGGAATTTGTTGGAAAGCTCTCCCGATGATAAGGGTTCCGATGAACCGACAAACGTCGTGGTGTGGAttttgaagaacatgaaggGGAGAGTGATGGAAGTAATTGAGAGAATGAGAGAGGTGATGAAGCAGATGTTTGAGAGTGGGAaggatgatgatggtgatggGGAGAAAAGGAGAGGAGAAGGAAGGGATGTGTTTGAGGAGAAGCTTAGAACATCGTTCTTGATATCCATTGTTGTGCTGCTTGTGGTGATGGTGAGTCGAGCTCATACATAA
- the LOC111795976 gene encoding ceramide kinase isoform X1 — protein sequence MEREQSCSAAVKDEFRPNPHIDAQTLILKSIFFLDGVGEVIVTCNSDGLFWELVDFPETVGSECLGIKLVPDVAAEVKFSDAYAVEFDDFGVIHKSKLAAVASCMICNEYEKQMYRFTVHSFQRSKSQPAHWALTMFTFGHEDQQTCQMWVNQINASLDLEVERPKNLLVFVNPKSGKGIGSRTWEAVAPIFLRAEIITKVIVTERAGHAFDVMASIAKEDLKMYDGIVAVGGDGFFNEILNGFLLSRHLAHYPPAPSDIVDVVQAEGNYSNEAITEDVNQGEDQSPLLLSAKYGGSGLSTSPENSTEYGFDSAFDRWFRFGIIPAGSTDAIVMCSTGYRDPITSTLQIVLGKRVHLDIAQVVRWKETPTSKLEPLVRYAASFAGYGFYGDVITESEKFRWMGPRRYDYAGTRVFLRHSSYEAEVAYVDIKSEDTNTNGKRVLCCHNCSICSTKAYLQHSNTGSDSRQNETRWLKSKGRFLSIGAAVISCRNEKAPDGLVADAHLSDGFLHLILIRDCHHALYLWHLTQLAKKGGNPMDFKFVEHHKTTAFTFTSFGNQSVWNLDGELFEAHQLSAQVFRGLISLFASGPDA from the exons ATGGAGCGGGAACAAAGCTGCTCCGCCGCCGTGAAAGATGAATTTCGTCCAAATCCACACATCGATGCCCAAACGTTGATATTGAAATCGATTTTCTTCTTGGATGGCGTCGGCGAGGTCATCGTTACTTGCAATTCAGATGGGTTGTTTTGGGAATTGGTTGACTTCCCAGAAACT GTTGGCTCAGAATGCTTGGGCATTAAGCTTGTTCCTGATGTTGCAGCAGAGGTCAAGTTTTCTGATGCTTATGCTGTTGAGTTTGACGACTTTGGAGTGATTCATAAATCAAAACTTGCGGCTGTTGCAAGCTGTATGATATGCAATGAATACGAG AAACAGATGTATAGATTTACAGTGCATAGTTTTCAAAGATCAAAATCTCAGCCTGCTCATTGGGCCCTGACTATGTTTACATTTGGACACGAGGACCAGCAAACATGTCAGATGTGGGTAAATCAGATTAATGCATCTTTGGACCTTGAAGTTGAGAGACCAAAGAATCTTCTT GTTTTTGTTAATCCTAAGAGTGGGAAAGGGATAGGGAGCCGAACGTGGGAAGCAGTAGCTCCTATATTTTTACGTGCTGAAATAATCACGAAG GTGATTGTGACTGAAAGAGCAGGTCATGCATTTGATGTAATGGCATCTATTGCAAAGGAGGATCTAAAAATGTATGATGGTATTGTTGCTGTT GGTGGAGATGGTTTCTTCAATGAGATCCTTAATGGGTTTCTTTTGTCGAGGCATTTGGCACATTACCCACCAGCACCGTCGGATATTGTAGATGTCGTGCAGGCTGAAGGTAACTATTCCAATGAAGCAATAACTGAAGATGTCAATCAAGGTGAAGATCAGTCGCCACTTCTCTTAAGTGCTAAATATGGTGGATCAGGGCTCTCAACTTCTC CAGAGAACTCAACAGAGTATGGTTTTGATTCAGCATTTGATAGATGGTTCAGATTCGGAATCATTCCTGCTGGCTCAACGGACGCTATTGTGATGTG TTCTACTGGATATCGAGATCCTATTACATCAACCCTGCAAATTGTCCTGGGTAAAAGAGTCCACCTTGATATAGCTCAAGTAGTTAGGTGGAAAGAAACTCCGACGTCAAAGTTAGAACCTCTCGTACGCTATGCGGCTTCTTTTGCTGG atATGGGTTTTATGGAGATGTCATTACAGAGAGCGAAAAATTCCGCTGGATGGGGCCTCGACGTTACGATTATGCCGGTACAAGAGTGTTCTTGAGGCACAG TTCATACGAGGCCGAGGTAGCCTACGTAGATATAAAGTCGGAGGATACGAATACAAATGGGAAAAGAGTGCTCTGTTGTCATAACTGCAGTATTTGTAGCACAAAGGCATACTTACAGCATTCTAACACTGGCTCGGATTCACGTCAGAACGAAACAAGATGGTTGAAATCGAAGGGACGTTTCCTAAGCATTGGCGCTGCGGTCATCTCGTGTCGTAATGAAAAAGCACCAGATGGCTTGGTGGCTGATGCTCACCTTTCGGATGGCTTCTTGCATCTTATATTGATCAGAGACTGCCACCATGCTCTCTATCTTTG GCATCTTACCCAGCTGGCCAAAAAAGGTGGAAATCCAATGGATTTCAAGTTTGTGGAACATCACAAG ACTACAGCGTTTACATTCACTTCTTTTGGCAACCAAAGTGTTTGGAATTTGGACGGGGAGCTCTTTGAAGCACACCAGCTTTCAGCACAAGTGTTCCGTGGCCTTATTAGCCTCTTCGCTTCTGGCCCCGACGCTTGA